From the genome of Lawsonella clevelandensis, one region includes:
- a CDS encoding O-acetylhomoserine aminocarboxypropyltransferase/cysteine synthase family protein, whose protein sequence is MTTKYDNSNSSNWNFTTQSVHAGQGVDNDVSARNLPIYLSSSFVFDSAEHAANRFNLSDTGPVYSRLTNPTVDALENRLAVLEGGVAAVGFSSGAAAITNGLQTVVQAGGHIVASPRLYGGTENLLHHTLPKYGIEVTFVENPDDPQSWQDAVQPNTKVFYGETISNPANDVFNIPVIAEIAHRNNVPLFIDNTLATPYLVRPLQQGADIVAESLTKFIGGHGSALGGVLVDGGNFDWAVEKDGTPVFPSFVTPDPSYHGLVYKDLGAAAFALKVRVSLLRDTGATLSAFNAWVIQQGVETLALRVRQHVTNAQQVAEWLDQQDLVEKVHYAGLPSSPWYQVGTQVTPEGAGSVLAFDIKGGKDEAWAFIDALKLHSNLANVGDVRSLVAHPATTTHSQLTDEELLAAGITPSTIRLSVGIEDVEDIIGDLKLGFAAITQ, encoded by the coding sequence ATGACCACCAAGTACGACAACAGCAACTCCTCCAACTGGAACTTCACCACCCAGTCCGTGCATGCCGGACAGGGTGTCGACAACGACGTGAGCGCCCGCAACCTCCCTATCTACCTCTCCTCCTCCTTCGTCTTCGACAGCGCCGAACACGCCGCCAACCGCTTCAACCTCTCTGACACCGGGCCGGTATACTCCCGCCTTACCAACCCCACCGTTGACGCCCTCGAGAACCGTCTCGCAGTACTCGAAGGTGGGGTCGCCGCAGTCGGCTTCTCCTCCGGCGCAGCCGCCATCACCAACGGCCTCCAGACCGTCGTACAAGCCGGTGGACACATCGTCGCCAGTCCCCGCCTCTACGGCGGTACCGAGAATCTCCTCCACCACACCTTGCCTAAGTACGGCATCGAAGTAACCTTCGTAGAGAACCCGGATGACCCGCAATCCTGGCAGGATGCCGTCCAGCCCAACACCAAGGTCTTCTACGGCGAAACCATCTCCAACCCCGCCAACGATGTCTTCAACATTCCGGTCATCGCCGAGATCGCGCACCGCAACAACGTCCCACTCTTCATCGACAACACCCTCGCCACTCCCTACCTGGTGCGTCCGCTCCAGCAGGGCGCCGATATCGTTGCCGAATCCCTTACCAAGTTCATCGGTGGGCACGGTTCCGCCCTCGGTGGTGTGCTGGTTGACGGCGGTAACTTCGACTGGGCTGTCGAGAAGGACGGCACCCCCGTCTTCCCCAGCTTCGTCACCCCCGACCCCTCTTACCACGGCCTCGTCTATAAGGACCTGGGTGCTGCCGCTTTCGCTCTGAAGGTGCGCGTCTCCCTCCTCCGCGACACCGGTGCCACCCTCTCCGCCTTCAACGCCTGGGTTATCCAGCAGGGCGTCGAGACGCTGGCTCTGCGTGTTCGCCAGCATGTCACCAATGCCCAGCAGGTGGCCGAATGGCTCGACCAGCAGGACCTGGTGGAGAAGGTGCACTACGCCGGACTCCCCTCCAGCCCCTGGTACCAGGTGGGCACGCAAGTGACCCCGGAAGGTGCCGGCTCCGTCCTCGCCTTCGACATCAAGGGTGGCAAGGATGAGGCCTGGGCCTTTATCGATGCCCTCAAGCTCCACAGCAACCTCGCCAACGTTGGCGACGTACGCTCCCTGGTCGCCCACCCCGCCACCACCACGCACTCCCAGCTCACCGACGAGGAGCTGCTGGCCGCTGGTATCACGCCCAGTACTATCCGTCTCTCCGTCGGTATTGAGGACGTCGAGGACATCATCGGCGACCTGAAGCTCGGGTTTGCTGCCATCACCCAGTAG
- a CDS encoding DUF3017 domain-containing protein: protein MQKHSSPAQEGRGTVQEQPGTVQKHRDVPPIRHRPTTRDPHFLDDKPQLVNPAFPPEPAPMGRVDAPDDVIENVDLERYGVAARGWKPFWDWFVGIFKHDPAWWRRQVAFLIVLALLIVSAAFVLADHWRRGVTVLAGTALLTAAFRSFLPADYVEMLEVRSQRFDVIFLLVVGTALLFLVMTVPS, encoded by the coding sequence GTGCAGAAACACTCTAGTCCGGCGCAAGAAGGCCGGGGTACGGTCCAGGAGCAGCCGGGTACTGTACAGAAGCATCGCGACGTACCGCCTATCCGGCATCGTCCCACCACCCGGGACCCGCATTTCCTCGACGACAAACCCCAGCTCGTCAATCCCGCATTTCCGCCTGAACCCGCCCCCATGGGGCGAGTCGACGCCCCCGACGACGTTATTGAGAACGTCGACTTGGAACGCTACGGCGTGGCCGCTCGTGGTTGGAAGCCCTTTTGGGACTGGTTTGTGGGTATCTTCAAACACGACCCTGCCTGGTGGCGCCGGCAGGTCGCCTTCCTCATTGTGCTGGCACTGCTCATCGTGTCAGCCGCATTTGTCCTAGCTGACCACTGGAGACGCGGGGTTACCGTCCTTGCCGGAACAGCGCTACTGACGGCTGCCTTCCGCTCCTTTCTTCCCGCCGACTATGTGGAGATGCTGGAAGTGCGCTCGCAGCGCTTCGACGTCATCTTCCTTCTGGTGGTGGGAACAGCACTGCTCTTCCTCGTGATGACAGTTCCCTCCTAA
- a CDS encoding bifunctional methylenetetrahydrofolate dehydrogenase/methenyltetrahydrofolate cyclohydrolase — protein sequence MTAVKLDGLKYRDEIFADLTSRVATLREKGIVPGLATVLVGDDPASHSYVRMKHQDCEIIGVRSIRKDLPADTTQEELEAVIQELNEDPDCTGYIVQLPLPKHLDENRILGLIDPEKDADGLHPVNLGKLVLMEPAPLPCTPNGCIGLLRRYGVELNGAKVCVVGRGVTVGRPIGLMLTRRSENATVTLCHTGTKDLVAETRDADIVIAAAGQPHMITADMIKEGAALLDVGVSRVDGTLTGDLHPDVWEKAGYVSPNPGGVGPLTRAFLITNVVERCERMAAAE from the coding sequence GTGACTGCAGTAAAACTCGATGGACTTAAGTACCGCGACGAAATCTTCGCCGACCTCACCAGCCGCGTAGCTACCCTCCGCGAGAAGGGCATAGTTCCCGGCCTCGCCACCGTGTTGGTAGGCGACGACCCCGCCTCGCACTCCTACGTGCGCATGAAGCACCAGGACTGCGAGATAATTGGTGTCCGCTCCATCCGCAAGGACCTACCAGCGGACACCACTCAAGAAGAACTGGAAGCCGTCATCCAGGAACTCAACGAAGACCCGGATTGCACCGGCTACATTGTGCAACTGCCGCTTCCCAAACACCTCGACGAGAACCGCATTCTCGGTCTCATCGACCCCGAAAAAGACGCTGACGGCCTGCACCCCGTTAACCTCGGCAAGCTGGTCCTCATGGAACCTGCCCCGCTGCCCTGCACCCCCAACGGGTGCATCGGCCTGCTGCGCCGCTATGGCGTGGAACTCAACGGTGCCAAGGTCTGTGTCGTGGGACGCGGCGTTACCGTCGGCCGTCCCATTGGCCTCATGCTCACCCGCCGCAGCGAGAACGCCACCGTTACCCTCTGCCACACCGGCACTAAAGATCTGGTTGCGGAAACCCGTGACGCCGACATCGTCATCGCGGCCGCCGGCCAACCCCACATGATCACTGCCGACATGATCAAAGAAGGCGCTGCCCTGCTCGACGTCGGTGTCTCCCGTGTGGACGGCACACTGACCGGCGACCTCCACCCCGACGTGTGGGAGAAGGCCGGCTATGTGTCCCCCAACCCCGGTGGCGTGGGTCCCCTCACCCGTGCGTTCCTTATCACCAATGTGGTGGAGCGCTGTGAACGAATGGCTGCCGCTGAGTGA
- a CDS encoding PFL family protein: MSMDTTENILETIRMIEEQNLDIRTVTMGISLLGCSDSDGDRCRQKIYDTVTTRAARLVEVCEQIERELGIPIINKRISVTPIALIAAASGADDYVEFARTLDKAAHAVGVNFIGGFSALVEKGSTTGDLALVNSIPQALAETSLVCSSVNIGSTRAGINMSAVGRMGEVVKQAAELTAHQQGLGAAKLVVFANAVGDNPFMAGAFHGVEEPDCVVSVGVSGPGVIKRALENLPTASFGAASDVIKKAAFKITRVGQLVGRIAAERLGVPFGIVDLSLAPTAAVGDSVARILEELGLERVGAHGTTAALALLNDAVKKGGMMACGHVGGLSGSFIPVSEDIGMIEAAEVGAIDLSKLEAMTAICSVGLDMVAVPGDTPAASIAGMIADEAAIGIMNSKTTAVRVIPVPGMQVGDTVEFGGLLGHAPIMATSPYSSEMLIGRGGRLPAPVHGFKN; this comes from the coding sequence ATGAGTATGGACACTACGGAGAATATTCTCGAAACGATCCGCATGATCGAGGAGCAAAACCTCGATATCCGCACTGTTACTATGGGTATCTCTCTATTGGGGTGCAGTGATAGTGATGGGGATCGCTGCCGGCAGAAGATCTATGACACTGTCACCACGCGTGCTGCCCGCCTGGTGGAGGTGTGTGAGCAGATTGAGCGGGAGCTGGGCATCCCGATCATTAACAAGCGCATCTCCGTCACCCCGATTGCGTTGATTGCGGCGGCGAGTGGGGCGGATGACTATGTGGAGTTTGCCCGGACACTGGATAAAGCCGCGCATGCGGTGGGTGTGAACTTTATTGGCGGCTTCTCGGCACTTGTTGAAAAAGGTTCCACTACAGGGGATCTAGCTCTTGTTAATTCCATTCCGCAGGCGTTGGCGGAAACAAGTCTGGTGTGCTCGTCGGTGAATATTGGCTCCACACGGGCCGGTATCAACATGTCGGCAGTAGGCCGCATGGGTGAGGTTGTGAAACAGGCTGCTGAGTTGACAGCCCACCAGCAAGGGTTGGGTGCAGCCAAACTGGTGGTGTTTGCGAATGCAGTGGGGGACAATCCGTTTATGGCAGGTGCCTTCCATGGTGTCGAAGAGCCCGACTGTGTGGTGTCGGTGGGCGTATCCGGCCCTGGCGTTATTAAGCGAGCACTGGAGAATCTTCCCACGGCAAGCTTCGGTGCAGCCTCTGATGTCATCAAGAAAGCGGCTTTCAAAATTACCCGTGTGGGGCAGCTGGTCGGCCGTATCGCCGCGGAGCGTCTTGGAGTGCCATTTGGCATTGTGGACTTGTCCCTTGCCCCCACTGCCGCTGTAGGCGACTCGGTGGCTCGTATTCTCGAGGAGCTAGGGCTGGAGCGGGTGGGTGCCCACGGCACTACTGCCGCGCTGGCGTTGCTCAATGATGCGGTGAAGAAGGGCGGCATGATGGCCTGTGGCCATGTGGGCGGCCTTTCTGGATCCTTCATTCCCGTCTCCGAGGACATTGGCATGATTGAGGCAGCAGAAGTGGGTGCTATTGATCTGTCGAAGTTGGAGGCGATGACAGCCATTTGTTCGGTCGGCCTCGATATGGTGGCCGTCCCCGGTGATACCCCAGCTGCCAGCATTGCCGGCATGATCGCCGATGAGGCGGCCATTGGCATTATGAATTCGAAGACTACCGCGGTGCGTGTCATCCCGGTTCCGGGTATGCAGGTGGGGGACACGGTGGAGTTCGGCGGCTTGCTTGGGCATGCGCCGATTATGGCGACATCCCCGTATTCGTCGGAGATGCTCATTGGCCGGGGTGGGCGGCTCCCTGCCCCGGTGCACGGATTTAAGAATTAG
- a CDS encoding tRNA (cytidine(34)-2'-O)-methyltransferase, whose product MPGANIRILFARPCIPPNTGNAIRTSAVTGCELHLAGPLGFDLSDKHLHRAGLDYHDMAHVVLHQSLDTALAALTSGPHSPAAEAMPATASRTPGRVFAFSARGTRHFGGIDYRPGDILLFGPEPTGLTDAELADPRITEVVRVPMLPGRRSMNLANTAAIAVFEAWRQMGFVDGV is encoded by the coding sequence ATGCCCGGAGCCAACATTCGCATCCTCTTCGCCCGCCCCTGCATTCCGCCCAACACCGGCAATGCCATCCGCACCTCCGCCGTCACCGGCTGCGAACTCCACCTTGCCGGCCCCCTCGGCTTCGACCTCTCCGACAAACACCTCCACCGTGCCGGTCTGGACTACCACGACATGGCGCACGTCGTACTCCATCAGAGCCTCGACACCGCCCTCGCCGCCCTCACCAGTGGGCCCCACTCCCCCGCCGCTGAAGCAATGCCCGCCACCGCCAGCCGCACCCCCGGCCGTGTCTTCGCCTTTTCCGCCCGCGGTACCCGCCACTTTGGGGGAATAGACTATCGCCCCGGCGACATCCTGCTCTTCGGACCGGAACCCACTGGGCTCACCGATGCCGAACTCGCAGACCCGCGCATCACAGAAGTGGTACGCGTGCCGATGCTACCGGGGCGCCGTTCTATGAACTTAGCCAACACTGCTGCCATCGCTGTCTTCGAGGCGTGGCGCCAGATGGGTTTCGTGGACGGCGTCTAA
- a CDS encoding MFS transporter, with amino-acid sequence MTKHWMKPQQWSQHWKAFSVVMAAGSVGLLSVSIVNVALPTIESSLHATPTQFQWIVAGYAVAFGLLLVPSGRLGDVIGRRSVFLFGSLLFMVTSLACGFSTSAEILVIMRVLQGIGASVTTPQVIGFIQELFQGRERARAFGIFGMVVSISSAIGPALGGVLVSALGPDWGWRSVFLVNIPFSIVILVMGPKVLPAPQKREKGTKLNLDTVGLLLMAAGVLASMLPFILATDPAYGLEHSPWYLIGVGLLFGILFMAWELWRENRQHSVVVPRTLMKNRGFTLGAAVSTGFFAGWTGVFIVLTLYLQQGLGMAAWLAGLMQVPLALLGAYGSQRSSVWIALSGRWLVFIGLVVTMAGLGLMAASVFLLSPDYVWLGIVSGGAITGFGSGITISPNQTFALAEVPVKQAGAAGGVLQTVQRVGSAVGIAGVTLVFFATRFDTTLAGYAHAFAISMAFIIALMAVGAICALADALRNDGREELLAMEAPQPVKEPQSVAEPNSATESQLRTKRG; translated from the coding sequence ATGACAAAACACTGGATGAAACCACAACAATGGAGCCAGCATTGGAAGGCTTTCTCCGTTGTTATGGCCGCAGGCTCCGTAGGGCTTTTAAGCGTCTCGATTGTCAACGTGGCGCTTCCCACAATCGAAAGTTCACTGCACGCAACGCCCACGCAATTCCAGTGGATTGTGGCTGGTTATGCCGTTGCCTTTGGTCTTTTGCTCGTTCCTTCCGGACGATTAGGGGACGTTATTGGACGGCGCTCGGTCTTTCTCTTTGGGTCTCTTCTCTTCATGGTGACGTCCCTGGCGTGTGGTTTCTCCACTAGTGCCGAGATTCTGGTCATTATGCGCGTCCTGCAAGGTATCGGTGCATCGGTAACAACCCCGCAGGTTATTGGATTTATTCAAGAGCTTTTCCAAGGTCGCGAGCGGGCTCGTGCATTCGGCATTTTCGGCATGGTTGTCAGTATTTCCTCCGCCATCGGCCCCGCCCTGGGCGGAGTCTTGGTGAGTGCGCTGGGCCCGGACTGGGGTTGGCGTTCAGTCTTCCTGGTCAACATCCCCTTCTCCATCGTTATTCTGGTGATGGGTCCCAAGGTGCTGCCGGCTCCGCAGAAACGAGAAAAGGGCACCAAGCTGAATCTTGACACAGTAGGCCTGCTGCTCATGGCTGCCGGTGTGTTGGCGTCGATGCTCCCGTTCATTCTGGCAACCGATCCCGCCTACGGGCTTGAGCATTCCCCCTGGTATCTCATCGGTGTGGGGTTACTTTTCGGAATCCTCTTCATGGCGTGGGAGCTGTGGCGAGAGAATCGCCAGCATTCTGTGGTGGTGCCGCGCACCCTCATGAAGAATCGAGGTTTCACCTTGGGGGCTGCCGTGTCTACTGGCTTTTTCGCCGGCTGGACGGGCGTCTTTATCGTGCTAACCCTCTACCTTCAGCAGGGGCTGGGGATGGCTGCGTGGTTAGCCGGACTGATGCAAGTGCCACTGGCTTTACTGGGTGCGTATGGTTCCCAGCGTTCCTCGGTATGGATTGCTTTAAGCGGACGCTGGCTGGTCTTCATAGGTCTCGTCGTCACTATGGCCGGCCTGGGCCTAATGGCGGCTTCGGTGTTCCTGCTCTCGCCAGATTACGTCTGGTTAGGCATTGTTAGTGGGGGGGCCATCACAGGCTTCGGCTCTGGTATCACTATTAGCCCGAACCAAACATTCGCGTTGGCAGAAGTGCCGGTGAAGCAGGCTGGTGCTGCTGGGGGTGTGCTGCAAACGGTACAGCGTGTTGGCTCGGCAGTGGGTATTGCGGGTGTCACCTTGGTGTTCTTTGCTACTCGTTTCGACACTACGCTGGCGGGGTACGCGCACGCTTTCGCCATTTCGATGGCGTTCATCATTGCCCTGATGGCCGTGGGTGCGATCTGCGCTTTGGCAGATGCCCTCCGCAATGATGGCCGGGAGGAACTGCTAGCGATGGAAGCGCCGCAGCCAGTAAAGGAACCACAATCAGTGGCGGAGCCTAACTCGGCTACCGAGTCTCAACTCCGCACAAAGCGGGGCTAG
- a CDS encoding NADP-dependent isocitrate dehydrogenase codes for MSKIHVDGTVVELDGDEMTRVIWQDIRDELILPYLDLNLEYYDLGIESRDASDDQITIDAANAIKKHGVGVKCATITPDEARVAEFGLKKMWKSPNGTIRNILGGTIFRAPIIMANVPRLVPGWTKPIIIGRHAFGDQYRATDFKAPSAGTVTITFTPDDGSEPIQHEVVRLPEDGGVVMGMYNFNKSIEDFARASFNYGLSMNYPVYLSTKNTILKAYDGQFKDIFQRIYDEEFKAQFEAAGLHYEHRLIDDMVASALKWEGGYVWACKNYDGDVQSDTVAQGFGSLGLMTSVLLTPDGKTCEAEAAHGTVTRHYRQHQAGNPTSTNPIASIYAWTRGLAHRGKLDSNQELVGFANTLETVIVDTVEGGQMTKDLALLVGGDQEWLTTEQFMEALITNLGKKLAV; via the coding sequence ATGTCGAAGATCCACGTCGACGGCACTGTCGTTGAACTCGACGGTGACGAGATGACCCGTGTCATCTGGCAAGACATTCGTGACGAACTGATCCTTCCCTACCTCGACCTTAACCTCGAGTACTACGACCTCGGCATTGAGAGCCGTGACGCCAGCGACGACCAGATCACCATTGATGCTGCCAACGCCATCAAGAAGCACGGTGTTGGTGTCAAGTGCGCCACCATCACCCCCGATGAGGCCCGCGTTGCAGAATTCGGCCTGAAGAAGATGTGGAAGTCCCCCAACGGCACCATCCGTAACATCCTCGGTGGCACCATCTTCCGCGCCCCCATCATCATGGCAAATGTGCCTCGTCTGGTTCCCGGCTGGACCAAGCCCATCATCATCGGCCGTCACGCCTTCGGTGACCAGTACCGCGCCACCGACTTCAAAGCCCCCAGCGCCGGCACTGTCACCATCACCTTCACCCCGGATGATGGCTCCGAACCCATCCAACACGAAGTGGTGCGCCTCCCCGAAGACGGCGGCGTCGTTATGGGCATGTACAACTTCAACAAGTCCATTGAGGACTTCGCTCGCGCCTCCTTCAACTACGGCCTGAGCATGAACTACCCGGTGTACCTGTCTACCAAGAACACCATCCTCAAGGCCTACGACGGCCAGTTCAAGGACATCTTCCAGCGCATCTACGACGAAGAGTTCAAGGCACAGTTCGAGGCCGCCGGCCTCCACTACGAGCACCGCCTCATCGACGACATGGTCGCCTCCGCCCTTAAGTGGGAAGGCGGCTACGTCTGGGCCTGCAAGAACTACGACGGCGACGTCCAGTCCGACACCGTCGCCCAGGGCTTCGGCTCCCTCGGTCTCATGACGTCCGTCCTCCTCACCCCCGACGGAAAGACCTGCGAGGCAGAAGCCGCCCATGGCACCGTCACCCGCCACTACCGCCAGCACCAGGCCGGTAACCCCACCTCCACTAACCCCATCGCCAGCATCTATGCCTGGACGCGGGGCCTTGCCCACCGCGGCAAACTGGACAGTAACCAGGAACTCGTCGGCTTCGCCAACACCCTGGAGACGGTCATCGTCGACACTGTCGAAGGCGGCCAGATGACCAAGGACCTCGCCCTCCTCGTGGGCGGTGACCAGGAATGGCTCACCACCGAACAGTTCATGGAAGCCCTCATCACTAACCTTGGAAAGAAACTGGCGGTCTAG
- a CDS encoding O-acetylhomoserine aminocarboxypropyltransferase/cysteine synthase family protein has translation MEYKYDNTDYAEWDFDTRAVHAGQTLDSDYGARAMPLHLTTAFAFEDCQDGADRFALAKGGHIYTRLNNPTNDMVEARIASLENGVGALLFGSGMAAILATVESIAVAGDHIVSSPRLYGGTETLFRHTLPKMGLTVTFVEDPDDPQSWQDAVQPNTKLFYGETISNPANDVLDIPAIAEIAHRNLVPLVVDNTMATPYLTRPLDMGADVVVESVTKFMAGHGTVMAGAIVDGGSFDWTVKRNGELMFPGLAAPDPAYHGFVYTDAGSGALLLKARASFMRDTGSGIAPFNAWAAQLGLETLALRMERHVTNAQKVAEWLAQQELVEAVNYAGLPSSHWYEVHKRVCPKGASSVLAFDIKGSTKEAWTFIDALKLHTNLANLGDVRSLVTHPGSTTHSQLTTEAKKHAGITDATIRLSVGLESIDDIIADLQRGFDAVAALKN, from the coding sequence GTGGAGTATAAATACGACAACACTGACTACGCAGAGTGGGACTTCGACACGCGCGCAGTCCATGCCGGTCAGACGTTAGATTCCGACTATGGTGCCCGTGCCATGCCACTCCACCTGACGACCGCCTTCGCCTTTGAAGATTGTCAAGACGGAGCAGACCGCTTCGCCCTCGCCAAGGGCGGCCACATCTACACCCGCTTGAACAATCCGACCAACGATATGGTAGAGGCCCGTATCGCTTCTCTCGAGAACGGTGTGGGTGCTCTGCTCTTCGGATCCGGCATGGCCGCTATCCTGGCCACTGTCGAATCCATTGCCGTCGCCGGCGATCACATTGTCTCCAGCCCCCGCCTCTACGGTGGCACCGAGACTCTCTTCCGCCACACTCTCCCGAAGATGGGCCTCACGGTGACCTTTGTGGAGGACCCGGATGACCCACAGTCCTGGCAGGATGCCGTCCAGCCCAACACCAAGCTGTTCTACGGCGAAACCATCTCCAACCCCGCCAACGACGTGCTGGACATCCCGGCCATCGCCGAAATCGCCCACCGTAACCTTGTCCCGCTGGTCGTCGACAACACCATGGCCACCCCCTACCTCACCCGCCCGCTCGATATGGGGGCAGACGTGGTCGTGGAATCCGTCACCAAGTTTATGGCAGGCCATGGCACCGTCATGGCAGGCGCCATTGTGGACGGCGGCTCCTTCGACTGGACCGTTAAGCGCAACGGGGAACTCATGTTCCCCGGCCTCGCTGCTCCCGACCCCGCCTACCACGGCTTTGTCTACACAGATGCGGGTTCCGGCGCGCTCCTCCTCAAAGCCCGTGCCAGCTTCATGCGTGATACCGGATCTGGCATCGCCCCCTTCAACGCCTGGGCTGCCCAGCTTGGCTTGGAAACCCTCGCACTGCGCATGGAACGGCATGTCACCAACGCCCAGAAGGTGGCCGAGTGGCTCGCGCAACAGGAACTAGTCGAAGCTGTCAACTACGCCGGTCTTCCCTCTTCCCACTGGTATGAGGTACACAAGCGCGTCTGCCCAAAGGGTGCGAGCTCCGTCCTCGCCTTCGACATTAAGGGATCGACGAAGGAAGCGTGGACATTCATTGACGCTCTCAAACTCCACACCAACCTGGCGAACCTGGGTGATGTGCGGTCGCTCGTCACCCACCCCGGGTCCACCACCCACTCCCAGCTGACCACTGAGGCGAAGAAGCACGCCGGCATCACCGACGCCACCATCCGCCTTTCTGTGGGTCTGGAGTCCATTGACGATATCATCGCAGACCTACAACGCGGTTTCGACGCTGTCGCTGCTCTGAAGAACTAA
- the metX gene encoding homoserine O-acetyltransferase MetX, translating to MASQPHPLLPPADGTLGYVRIGDVLLDSGVLLPQVTIALQCWGTLNADASNVVLIEHALTGDSHVVGPKDALHPTPGWWPGMVGPGCPIDTDRWFVICTNTLGGCRGTTGPSSLHPDGHYWGARFPAISIRDMVRAEAQLADLLGIRRFAAVIGGSMGGARALEWMIMYPQRMAAAGVLAVGPRASADQIGWQTTQILAITADPAWQQGGYHGTGREPTMGLGIARRIAHLSYRSEQELDRRFSNRPAPGEDPIGEDLSMQGRYAVQSYLDHQASKLIARFDACCYVLLTDALNRHDIGRDRGGLHHVLKNCTVPAVICAVDTDRLYPLRQIEEIAEHLPYCDGVDIITSEKGHDGFLAEADQTAEILRKTMALAEADEQVRF from the coding sequence ATGGCGTCCCAACCACACCCCCTACTGCCGCCCGCCGACGGCACTCTGGGATACGTGCGTATTGGCGATGTGTTGCTGGACTCCGGTGTCCTGCTGCCCCAGGTCACCATCGCCCTGCAATGCTGGGGCACTCTCAATGCCGACGCCAGCAACGTCGTCCTTATCGAGCACGCTCTCACCGGGGACTCGCATGTCGTTGGCCCTAAAGACGCCCTTCACCCCACCCCCGGCTGGTGGCCGGGCATGGTGGGGCCGGGTTGTCCTATCGACACCGACCGCTGGTTCGTCATATGTACGAACACGCTCGGTGGTTGTCGTGGCACCACCGGCCCTTCCTCTCTCCACCCGGATGGACACTACTGGGGTGCGCGTTTCCCCGCCATCTCCATCCGCGATATGGTGCGGGCTGAGGCACAGTTGGCGGACCTGTTGGGTATCCGTCGTTTCGCCGCCGTCATTGGTGGCTCCATGGGGGGAGCTCGAGCTCTCGAATGGATGATCATGTACCCGCAGCGGATGGCTGCTGCTGGAGTGTTAGCGGTGGGGCCGCGTGCCTCCGCCGATCAGATTGGCTGGCAAACTACCCAGATTCTCGCCATCACCGCTGACCCGGCCTGGCAGCAGGGCGGCTACCACGGCACTGGCCGTGAGCCCACGATGGGTTTGGGAATTGCCCGGCGCATCGCCCACCTTTCCTACCGCTCTGAACAGGAGTTAGATCGGCGTTTCAGCAACCGTCCTGCCCCCGGAGAGGATCCCATTGGGGAAGACCTCAGTATGCAGGGACGGTACGCGGTACAAAGCTACTTAGACCATCAGGCGTCAAAGCTCATCGCTCGCTTCGATGCCTGCTGCTATGTACTGTTGACAGATGCACTAAACCGCCATGACATTGGTCGTGACCGTGGTGGCCTCCACCATGTGTTGAAGAACTGTACAGTGCCGGCAGTGATCTGTGCGGTGGATACGGACCGCCTGTACCCTCTGCGCCAGATTGAAGAGATTGCGGAACATCTCCCCTACTGTGATGGGGTGGACATCATTACCTCTGAGAAGGGTCATGATGGGTTCTTGGCCGAAGCTGACCAAACGGCGGAGATCCTGCGCAAGACTATGGCGCTGGCCGAGGCAGACGAGCAGGTTCGCTTCTAA